In Rhododendron vialii isolate Sample 1 chromosome 9a, ASM3025357v1, the following are encoded in one genomic region:
- the LOC131301231 gene encoding RING-H2 finger protein ATL70-like: protein MNNTTLDPSEIPQNPQQGQNISFNYGLGLSLGVLSFIVIITYSSYVCTRTTTPQRDYATDSDSDSDTPSGAAEQQLGLDEATLLNFPQLLYSQAKLHQHHGSSAASGCSICLAEYKDADVLRLLPECGHLFHLKCVDPWLRLNPTCPICRNSPVPTPLATPAAEVAPLRVLAV, encoded by the coding sequence atgaacaatacTACCCTAGATCCAAGTGAGATCCCACAAAATCCACAGCAAGGCCAAAACATCAGCTTCAACTACGGCTTAGGACTCTCACTCGGAGTCCTCTCCTTCATCGTCATCATCACCTACTCCTCCTACGTGTGCACACGCACCACCACGCCCCAACGCGACTACGCCACCGACTCCGACTCCGACTCAGACACCCCCTCCGGCGCCGCCGAACAACAGCTCGGCCTCGACGAAGCCACCCTCCTCAACTTCCCGCAACTCCTCTACTCCCAGGCCAAGCTCCACCAGCACCACGGCTCCTCCGCTGCCTCGGGATGCTCCATCTGCTTGGCCGAGTACAAGGACGCGGACGTCCTCCGGCTGCTGCCGGAGTGCGGCCACCTTTTCCACCTCAAGTGCGTTGACCCGTGGTTGAGGCTCAATCCCACGTGCCCGATTTGTCGGAACTCGCCGGTGCCGACTCCCCTGGCTACTCCGGCGGCCGAGGTGGCGCCCCTTAGAGTTCTAGCAGTTTGA